From a region of the Rhipicephalus microplus isolate Deutch F79 chromosome X, USDA_Rmic, whole genome shotgun sequence genome:
- the LOC142776767 gene encoding uncharacterized protein LOC142776767: MDGPNVNMKFLRSLKEELKELDESHNILDIGSCGLHVMNGAYKAGHAATGWDVIGFLRSSYNLFKCVPARRADYVTFTGSALFPLKFCAVRWLENGKVITRALELLPNLVKFVEGPVKAKKQPICSSYSAVANAVRDQLLPVKLAFMLSICEELEPFLAEFQTDNPMVPFLSTALHNILRSLLARIVKKEVLVAADTPAKLLKIDLEKLENCIPVPIFDIGFAAKNELRKVPKMPQLTLHQFKKDVRRWWRGHH, translated from the coding sequence ATGGATGGGCCGAATGTGAACATGAAGTTCCTGAGGTCACTGAAGGAGGAACTCAAGGAGTTGGATGAGAGTCACAATATCCTAGATATTGGAAGTTGCGGGCTGCACGTAATGAATGGAGCATACAAGGCAGGTCATGCTGCAACTGGCTGGGATGTGATAGGCTTTCTTCGCAGCAGCTACAACTTGTTCAAATGTGTGCCTGCACGTCGTGCAGACTACGTCACCTTTACAGGAAGTGCACTATTTCCCCTCAAATTCTGTGCTGTCAGGTGGCTCGAAAATGGGAAGGTAATCACCAGGGCGTTAGAACTTCTTCCTAACCTGGTGAAGTTTGTGGAGGGCCCTGTGAAGGCAAAGAAGCAGCCTATATGCTCTAGCTACAGTGCTGTTGCGAACGCAGTGAGGGATCAGCTGTTGCCAGTAAAACTGGCCTTCATGCTGTCAATTTGTGAGGAACTGGAGCCATTTTTGGCAGAATTTCAGACTGACAATCCAATGGTGCCCTTTCTTTCAACTGCACTGCACAATATACTGCGGTCACTGCTTGCAAGGATTGTCAAGAAGGAAGTGCTTGTTGCTGCAGACACACCCGCAAAGTTGCTCAAGATTGACTTAGAGAAGCTTGAGAACTGTATACCCGTACCTATCTTCGACATTGGGTTCGCTGCGAAGAATGAGCTCCGCAAGGTGCCCAAAATGCCACAGCTTACTTTGCACCAATTCAAGAAAGACGTCAGAAGGTGGTGGAGAGGTCACCATTGA